Proteins encoded within one genomic window of Triticum aestivum cultivar Chinese Spring chromosome 2D, IWGSC CS RefSeq v2.1, whole genome shotgun sequence:
- the LOC123051894 gene encoding uncharacterized protein: protein MDEQEFRRMLDLFPVVRSRDYCKDEVESSSEGTTQQTRPQEIKGTKQNAAEALFLRKLKMAAEKKVGATKAELFCKTFEEAHEKLVYKELDLDAAQRFLNAYKS from the exons ATGGACGAGCAGGAGTTCCGGCGGATGCTCGACCTCTTCCCCGTCGTCCGATCCCGCGACTACTGC AAGGATGAAGTGGAATCATCAAGCGAAGGCACCACACAGCAAACACGACCGCAG GAGATAAAAGGAACCAAACAGAATGCTGCAGAAG CTCTATTCCTGCGGAAATTGAAGATGGCTGCTGAGAAAAAG GTTGGAGCAACAAAGGCAGAGCTATTCTGCAAGACATTCGAGGAAGCTCACGAGAAACTT GTTTACAAAGAACTGGATCTGGATGCTGCTCAAAGGTTCCTGAATGCCTACAAGAGCTGA
- the LOC123051893 gene encoding 4-coumarate--CoA ligase 5, with translation MGSLPEQQQVVFRSTLPDIAIPDHLPLHDYVFERLAERRDRACLIDGATGETLTVGDVHGLSRRVAAGLHSLGVRHGSTVMLLLPNCVEFALAFLAASRLGAATTTANPLHTPPEIAKQAQASRATLVVTEPAFVAKVRGLAGVTVVATGDGAEGCASFADLAAADDSALPEAPIDVASDVVALPYSSGTTGLPKGVMLSHRGLVTSVAQLVDGDNPNLHLREDDVVLCVLPMFHVYSLHSILLCGLRAGAALVVMKRFDTVKMMELVERHGITIAPLVPPIVVEMAKGDAMDRHDLSSVRMVISGAAPMGKELQDIIHAKLPNAVLGQGYGMTEAGPVLSMCMAFAKEPSPVKSGACGTVVRNAELKIVDPETGLCLGRNQPGEICIRGRQIMKGYLDNPAATAETVDKDGWLHTGDVGFVDADDEIFIVDRLKELIKYKGFQVAPAELEAMLIAHPGIADAAVVPMKDDASGEVPVAFVVPSSGGADMTEDEIKQYVAKQVVFYKRLQKVFFVSSIPKAPSGKILRKDLRAKLAAGSC, from the exons ATGGGCTCGTTGCCGGAGCAGCAGCAGGTCGTCTTCCGCTCGACGCTGCCGGACATCGCCATCCCGGACCACCTCCCGCTCCACGACTACGTCTTCGAGCGCCTTGCCGAGCGCCGGGACCGCGCCTGCCTCATCGACGGCGCCACGGGCGAGACGCTCACGGTCGGCGACGTGCACGGCCTGTCCCGGCGCGTGGCGGCGGGGCTCCACTCCCTCGGCGTCCGCCACGGCAGCACCGTGATGCTGCTCCTCCCCAACTGCGTCGAGTTCGCGCTGGCCTTCCTCGCCGCGTCCCGCctcggcgccgccaccaccacGGCGAACCCGCTCCACACCCCGCCCGAGATCGCCAAGCAGGCCCAGGCCTCCCGCGCCACCCTCGTGGTGACCGAGCCGGCGTTCGTCGCCAAGGTGCGGGGCCTCGCGGGCGTCACGGTCGTCGCCACGGGCGACGGCGCCGAGGGCTGCGCCTCGTTCGCCGACCTCGCGGCCGCCGACGACTCGGCGCTGCCCGAGGCGCCCATCGACGTCGCCAGCGACGTGGTGGCGCTGCCCTACTCGTCGGGCACCACGGGGCTCCCCAAGGGCGTCATGCTGTCGCACCGCGGGCTGGTCACCAGCGTGGCGCAGCTCGTCGACGGCGACAACCCCAACCTGCACCTCCGGGAGGACGACGTCGTGCTCTGCGTGCTCCCCATGTTCCACGTCTACTCGCTGCACTCCATCCTGCTCTGCGGGCTGCGCGCCGGCGCCGCCCTCGTCGTCATGAAGCGCTTCGACACGGTGAAGATGATGGAGCTGGTGGAGCGCCACGGCATCACCATCGCGCCGCTCGTGCCGCCCATCGTCGTCGAGATGGCCAAGGGCGACGCCATGGACCGCCACGACCTCTCCTCCGTGCGCATGGTCATCTCCGGCGCCGCGCCCATGGGCAAGGAGCTGCAGGACATCATCCACGCCAAGCTCCCCAACGCCGTGCTCGGACAG GGCTATGGGATGACAGAGGCGGGTCCGGTGCTGTCGATGTGCATGGCGTTCGCCAAGGAGCCGTCGCCGGTGAAGTCCGGCGCCTGCGGCACGGTGGTGAGGAACGCGGAGCTCAAGATCGTCGACCCGGAGACCGGGCTGTGCCTCGGGCGCAACCAGCCCGGGGAGATCTGCATCAGGGGGAGGCAGATCATGAAAGGGTACCTCGACAACCCGGCCGCGACGGCGGAGACGGTGGACAAGGACGGGTGGCTGCACACCGGCGACGTCGGGTTCGTGGACGCCGACGACGAGATCTTCATCGTGGACCGGCTCAAGGAGCTCATCAAGTACAAGGGGTTCCAGGTGGCCCCCGCGGAGCTCGAGGCCATGCTCATCGCCCACCCCGGCATCGCCGACGCCGCCGTCGTCCC GATGAAGGATGATGCCAGCGGCGAGGTCCCCGTGGCGTTCGTCGTGCCGTCGTCGGGCGGCGCCGACATGACCGAGGACGAGATCAAGCAGTATGTGGCGAAGCAGGTGGTGTTCTACAAGAGGCTGCAGAAGGTCTTCTTCGTGAGCTCCATCCCCAAGGCGCCGTCGGGGAAGATCCTGAGGAAGGACCTGAGGGCGAAACTGGCCGCCGGATCGTGCTGA